The segment GGTTTGGAACCTTTGACTGCTCCACCCAGGAGAGCGTTGAGAGGTGCTTGGATTTGGGCGGCATGCGGCAGGAATCGCCTGTAAAAATTGGCCATACCCAAAAATTTCCTCAGCTGCTTGACGTCCTTGGGTGGTGGAAAGTCACGTATGGCTTGGACTTTGGTGTCTAAGGGTTTGGTGCCGCTCTCCGAAATCAGGTAACCTAAAAAAGTTACCTGGGGAGCCCCAAAGACGCACTTAGACACGTTGATCACCATGCCGTAGTCCCGGAGTCTGGTAAAAACTTCACGCAGGTGCTGTTTGTGCTGTTCTTCGTCCCTAGAAAAAACTAGAAAGTCGTCCAGGTAGCAGTAGACGAAGTCCAGCCCGCGTGTCAGCTCGTCCACAAACCTTTGAAAGGTCTGACCTGCATTCCGGAGTCCAAAGGTCATAAATGGAAATTCGAACATACCGAAGGGCGTCGTGATGGCCGTCTTCGGTATGTCCTCCGGACATACAGGTATCTGGTTGTAAGCCTTTACTAAATCAATCGTACTAAAGACCTTACAACCAGATATGCTGTGTGTAAAATCATGCAAATGCCTGATTGGGTACTTGTCGGGGATCGTCCGAGCGTTGAGCTGACGGTAATCACCACAGGGGCGCCACCCATTATCTTTTTTAGGCGCCAGATGCAGTGGTGAAGACCAAGGGCTCTCCGATGGTCGTGCTGTGCCGCTAGCCAACATACCTTCAAACTCCTGTCTCGCCAACTTCAGCTTGTCAGGGGCAAGACGTCTCGGAGCGCAGGATACTGGGGGACCTGGAGTGGTGCGAATGTGGTGTTGTGTGTTGTGAGGTATAGTGCGTTGAATACCAGCAGGTCGTGTGATTTCAGGATATTCCTGTGATAAAATTTGATGGTAGCAAGAATCGCTGCCGTTCATGACCTTGACGGAAAATATGTCAGCACTATTAGTAGCTACAATAGCATTGGAAAATAAGCTAGTAGTGTTATCTATAATACGACCTAGCCTTTTACCACCACAATCTACAATTATACTATAGTGCGCTAAAAAGTCTGCACCTATAATCGGTTTTGTAACCGTAGCTACCACAAAACGCCATGGAAAGTCGCGCCGGAGTCCTAGGTCCAGGTTGAGATGCGCGTAACCGAAGGTTTCGATCGGCGTCCCATTGGCTGCGGAGAGGTTGTACCCCGTCGGCGCTCGACGCTCGCGTAGTAACGACTTGGGGAAGACGCAGAGGTCGCTACCGGTGTCGACCAAGAACTGCAGCTTCGACCTTCTGTCGGTGACAAACAGGCGACGCGAAGTGACAGGGCGGTCAGGAGTCGCCATTACCGACTGCCCGTGGCATTTCCCGACTTGTTGTAGTCGCAGGGTTGCAAGCACTTGCTAGCGTTCTCCCCATGTCTGGAATGGTACCAGCAGACGGGAAATTTTCTGTAGCTGGACTGGGATCTGGTGCTGGAACGGCTCTGCCTCCTGGAGCGGCTACGATCCCTTGGGCGGGATCTTCCCCCACCACGGTCCATCTTCAAGTCGCGAACCTCTCTCCTGAGTGCAGCTATCTCCCTCGCCAAGGCGTCATTACTGGAGCCTGGTTGCTCGGAGCTGGCGGAAGCGACGTGCGATGAACAAGCGCAGCGTGGGCCGATATCGTAGACTCTGTCAGCAAGGTCAACGATAATGTCCATAGAAGCATCTGGGTGACCTGCGAGGACAGTTTGCACAGTCACAGGTAATCTGTTGGTCCACATCAAGCGTAAAACGTCGTCCGATATACGATTCGCTGCCAAGGCCTGCAGGTGACGCAGAAACTGCGAAGGCTTACGCTCACCCAGCTCTTCATGGTGCAGAAGTTGCTGGATTTGTTTCTCGGTCGTGTTGCTCAGCCTACTGATGAGTTCACTTTTCAGCTTTTTGTACCTATCAGTTGCCGGTGGGTTGGTGATAACATCCCTGACCTCCTTCGCATATTGCCGATCTAACTGACTGACGATATAATTGTACTTGGTCAGATCCGTGTTGATGCCGGCCACGTCAAACGAACTCTCAACCTGTGAGAACCAAATCTCCGGGTCCTCTGGCCAAAAAGGTGGGAGTCGCATTCCGACCTTACAAACATCGGATGAGTCCGTCGTCGATGTTGTGGAACCGAGCGGAGCAGTAGTGACGGATGGTGCAGTGGAAACAGGCACTCCAGCCGGTACTTCTGTGACGGGCGGCATAACGGTACTTTTGTTATCTATTTTTCTGGACACTTCTACGTACGGTTTTCTGGTAAATATCCTTCGGTCCTGTGTTCTTCAGGGGTCACCAGTATGGGGTTACAGGCAGGGTACGTGACGTAGGTCAGCCACAAAATGCAAACATCCACTTTctccaataaatattataatgtctataaatatatttacaacaCAGAAGGAATGTCCAAAGTTCAGAAGATAGAAACACAGAAGGTAACAGTACGGAAGGAATAGAAAATACAGTTTAAACAAAGGCAAAGCGATAGCGATCGTAATGCGTCTAGCGGTCATAAGCGACATGCGTTTCGCGTCAGTATCGTACATCGACTGAGGTGGGGCGCGGCGCTTGCCGGCCGGTACTGGACGCATCGAAACCGGGCCCCGCGAACAAAGAACTGCTATCGCGGTGCGCGTTTGCATAGCACACAACGACCTGTTGGTACGGCAAATTATTGACGGACGATACATAAACTTAAcgtgtatattataaataatgtaaatgtaatataatattgtgtttgtttgtttagtGATGTAAgtcaatgtatgtatgtgtataaaatgtatataaataaatatgtgtatatattaatgattttattttattataagtgtaaatatattattaatgtaAGTTTAGGTGTAAGTGGGAAGGTAGCCCACAATTGTACCTgtaatttttacaaaataacaataaaagtacctgctttcaaacaaaggaaaaatggttaaaatcggttcacgcatcaaataattatcccataaatatcatcttccatactttaagctcgcgcacattagtttactcaattagCCGATAggtgtcgctgtacgttgaacgttcatttcctacatcgcgtttttcctgatataatggaGTCGGGTCAGGATCAGGAGCGTCCTGACGACCATGTTGTAACGTAAACTAATTATAAAGGTCGATAGttgtcttgattttctttggacgttgtctaataataaaattgtataggtattaatattaatttttttgtgggaaattgagtctagAGGGATTTAGATAAGTCTGTAGAATATGAATAACAATtaatgattcaactattgaaagttgggcgagtccgactcgcctttggccggttttttatacagTAGATGCCCAATAGGCAGCAGCATTAACAGCCCTGGCTGTTGCGTCTCTCAGATCGAGCTCCGagcattttctttttttttttaacaaaaaagacaATGTACACAAGCATATCATTAAAGTTTCGCCAAACTAGTTTGTTGGCGATGCGCTCCATCTTATCTAATATTCTAATATCTAAATAACAATCCACCTATTAAATATACACTACCTACAGACAGTACATCTGTTTCCAATAATGAACCCTATTTCGACGCCACACAAGTAATTATGCCGGTAGATACATACGCAACGGTCGCAACGCAATTTGTACATTGCTTTTGCCTAAAACATCACTTAgtcccacttgcaccaaccatttaactcaaggttagtgggctgtcatctgtcaaattccatataaaatggtggggtaacccgagggttaacccaccattttataaggaatttgacagttgacagcccactaactctgaattaagtggttggtgcaagtgggccttacgtTTATGACGTCACATGACCAAAGTAAACATTTTTTACTCTGAAATATCGTGACGTTATTAGGGGCGTGCTTACAATTACGCCCACGCATAGGACATTCCATAATCGAACGGGGCTGTAGTGGGTTTTACACATGGTCCTCATAATGAATGTCACTTGTGAAATGTATGTATGAAACGTGAAACGCTACCCTACAATGAAACGTCGTAAAATAATGACGTATAAGCCATATTAACGTTTAAGGAAGTACGTGAACAAATCTCGATGTATTGTTGCTAATGTAATCTTTATTATCCTGCCACATACTTCTGTTGTATCtccaagaaataaaaataaaaataaaataaatattggtaagttttatgaCAGGTATACCTACTAAATTTATGTTCGTACTATTTAGCTGTGTTGGCAATGCAAtggttttaaaatagttttaaagtTCGGCCGGCCTttccgaaatgacaatcgttgacgttagACGCCGAtctaaacgcagtctggctctgtcgcaccaatacggatgagcgatagagatagccaGTTAGATACGATAAAGATGTAATCGTCAGTAAAAATGTTACTTTAAACGTTGACGTTTTATTGTTTAGCAGCTCAAGCTGCTAAgtctaataggctagtttcctaaataatagttatttgttatacaagggtgcaaagttgtattttaacgccgagatagaattgaaaaacgagcaagtgaaaggattctatagttgaaccaccagcgaagcgagtggttcgagaatagaatcctgaacttgcgatttttttaacacacgagaagtaaaatacatttgcacccgtgtgtaacacaaaacttttcccctcactatagcgagaaagGTACAACGTAAAAAacacgtttatcactgcttccagtagttccaccaCCGGTGGTAAATCgtgtcatcactagattcactcacttttatcaattttaaagcagaaaaaatgactatatttaaggtcaaattactttatcctctagtggataaaatgcgtttttacccgctggtattaaaggacaaaacacgtgtttccgagcaatcttaattagcaaatcgttttgacagttcttaaaaggaAGCTGAtatgactagtaggaaactatagaccgtcaaccaaatcttgtcactagaaaaaggcggcaaatttgaaaaatcgcgggctagcaacactaatagttttgaaaatcggtggaaattcgcgtgtcatttgtatcttatctgtggaaatctccaacctaccaaaaagagaaatgactagcacatatccgtccctttttaatacattatctaattcgtaaggaaggagggagccccttgaaaaaaaatatctgtggctgttcgacgtgcattgctggtttttgttcgtttcatagggataccatactttagtttgatgtacattgctactgccaaaatttggttgacaggctatagccTAATAGGCTAACTTTAAAGTCTTTAAACAGTGATAGGCGGCTTTCCTTcaaaattgttaccaatttatAATATCgttactactttaaaaaaaac is part of the Leguminivora glycinivorella isolate SPB_JAAS2020 chromosome 3, LegGlyc_1.1, whole genome shotgun sequence genome and harbors:
- the LOC125224944 gene encoding uncharacterized protein LOC125224944; protein product: MPPVTEVPAGVPVSTAPSVTTAPLGSTTSTTDSSDVCKVGMRLPPFWPEDPEIWFSQVESSFDVAGINTDLTKYNYIVSQLDRQYAKEVRDVITNPPATDRYKKLKSELISRLSNTTEKQIQQLLHHEELGERKPSQFLRHLQALAANRISDDVLRLMWTNRLPVTVQTVLAGHPDASMDIIVDLADRVYDIGPRCACSSHVASASSEQPGSSNDALAREIAALRREVRDLKMDRGGGRSRPRDRSRSRRQSRSSTRSQSSYRKFPVCWYHSRHGENASKCLQPCDYNKSGNATGSR